The Akkermansia sp. N21116 genome includes a region encoding these proteins:
- a CDS encoding cobyrinate a,c-diamide synthase — MSQASESPGASQGSPSSSRPFHAFCLAAPHSGGGKTTIVLMLMRAFRNRGMRVQGFKCGPDYIDPSFHRQATGNPSFNLDTWMMGHEGVRAVWQKYAAQADIAICEGVMGLFDSRQPGDMAGSTADCALALDIPVILVVPAKGMAGSIAPLVAGFRDFHPRVHIAGVIANGVGSIKHACLLAEALKLEGLPPLVGALTNQEQWKLPERQLGLVPAEEYDQLESWFDALDGEWNTKWFEFDTILELTRTNSPEQLAKGGATPPLGGKGRIGIARDEAFCFYYDENLDHLTRQGWELVPFSPLNDTSLPDNLDMLYLGGGYPEVFAKELSSNGSMRESIRTFAATGKSIFAECGGYMYLGTTLITARGDAYPMCGLINGTCNMGTKLRSLGYREVELVPGSLPWLPGATSLRGHEFHWSDMELHESYPPLYSYRDLRGNECRDGVVHNNIRAGYIHLYWAHTPETTLPQSSVPRHAGRVLLLNGASSSGKTSLAHAFRQHCLFPVMIFSIDSFLPICGSAGQSVAEAVDDTRLPLIEAFHAGIAASARAGAFVVVDHVIGESAAWVRDLNMRLGSLPLQAIRVHCAQDMLVARENSRTDRQPDIPHALRQASTIHQCMDYKLDIDTTHQSADACALELLKALERIPGFLPSSAADTPGQDSPGTSPRP, encoded by the coding sequence ATGTCGCAAGCATCAGAATCACCCGGAGCCTCTCAGGGTTCCCCATCATCCTCGCGCCCCTTCCATGCCTTCTGCCTCGCAGCTCCGCATTCCGGGGGCGGCAAAACGACGATTGTCCTGATGCTGATGCGGGCCTTCCGCAACCGGGGGATGCGCGTGCAGGGGTTCAAATGCGGGCCGGATTACATTGATCCCTCCTTCCACCGCCAGGCAACAGGCAATCCCTCGTTCAACCTCGACACCTGGATGATGGGGCATGAAGGCGTCCGCGCCGTCTGGCAAAAGTACGCGGCACAAGCCGACATCGCCATCTGTGAGGGCGTCATGGGGCTGTTCGATTCTCGCCAGCCGGGAGACATGGCGGGCAGCACCGCAGACTGTGCGCTGGCTCTCGACATCCCGGTCATCCTCGTCGTCCCGGCCAAAGGCATGGCGGGCTCGATCGCCCCACTCGTCGCCGGGTTCCGCGACTTCCATCCCCGGGTTCACATCGCGGGAGTCATCGCCAACGGCGTCGGCAGCATCAAACACGCGTGCCTTCTCGCAGAAGCCCTGAAGCTGGAAGGCCTCCCGCCGCTCGTCGGAGCACTGACCAATCAGGAGCAATGGAAATTGCCCGAACGTCAACTGGGACTCGTTCCGGCGGAAGAATACGACCAGCTCGAATCATGGTTCGACGCTTTGGACGGCGAGTGGAACACAAAATGGTTCGAGTTCGACACCATTCTGGAACTCACGCGGACAAACTCCCCGGAGCAACTCGCCAAGGGCGGCGCCACGCCCCCACTTGGCGGCAAAGGACGCATCGGCATCGCCCGCGATGAAGCCTTCTGCTTCTACTACGACGAAAACCTCGACCACCTCACCCGACAGGGCTGGGAACTCGTCCCCTTCTCCCCCCTCAACGATACCTCCCTGCCCGATAATCTGGACATGCTCTACCTCGGCGGCGGTTACCCGGAAGTCTTCGCCAAAGAACTGTCAAGCAACGGCTCCATGAGGGAATCCATCCGAACCTTTGCCGCCACCGGGAAAAGTATCTTTGCCGAATGCGGAGGCTACATGTACCTCGGCACAACTCTCATCACCGCACGGGGAGACGCCTACCCCATGTGCGGCCTGATCAACGGCACCTGCAACATGGGAACAAAGCTTCGTTCCCTGGGCTACCGGGAAGTGGAGCTGGTCCCTGGCTCCCTCCCATGGCTCCCCGGAGCCACGAGCCTGCGCGGGCACGAATTCCACTGGTCGGACATGGAACTGCACGAGTCCTATCCCCCCCTGTACAGCTACCGGGACCTCCGCGGCAACGAATGCCGCGATGGCGTCGTCCACAACAACATCCGCGCCGGGTACATTCACCTCTACTGGGCTCACACGCCGGAAACCACCCTTCCCCAGAGCTCCGTTCCACGCCACGCGGGCAGGGTTCTGCTCCTGAACGGAGCCTCCAGTTCCGGCAAAACCAGTCTGGCGCATGCCTTTCGCCAGCATTGCCTCTTCCCCGTCATGATCTTCTCTATCGACAGCTTTTTGCCCATCTGCGGCAGTGCCGGGCAATCCGTTGCCGAAGCCGTCGATGATACACGGCTTCCCCTGATCGAAGCCTTCCACGCCGGAATCGCCGCTTCCGCCCGCGCCGGAGCCTTCGTCGTCGTCGATCACGTCATCGGAGAAAGCGCCGCCTGGGTGCGCGACCTCAACATGCGCCTCGGTTCCCTCCCCCTCCAGGCAATCAGGGTTCATTGCGCCCAGGACATGCTCGTTGCCCGCGAAAACTCCCGCACCGACCGCCAACCGGACATTCCCCACGCCCTCCGGCAAGCCAGCACCATCCACCAGTGCATGGACTACAAGCTCGACATCGACACCACGCACCAATCCGCCGATGCTTGCGCGCTCGAACTCCTCAAGGCTCTAGAAAGAATCCCCGGATTCCTCCCTTCTTCCGCCGCGGATACACCAGGACAAGACAGCCCCGGCACATCGCCGAGGCCATAA
- a CDS encoding cob(I)yrinic acid a,c-diamide adenosyltransferase, which yields MEQNRVLIVTGDGKGKTMSAFGMALRALGHGQRAAVVQFIKHDGGYGEVEALRLLPGAEVICSGLGFTPRHEDSPQWERHADVASGGWRCALERMRDEAIRTLVLDEVFYPIKYGHIALEDALDAVREFQQSGGGRVLVMTGRGAPEELVALADTVSRVECVKHALQSGVKAQENVEF from the coding sequence ATGGAACAGAATCGCGTGTTGATTGTGACGGGGGATGGCAAGGGGAAGACGATGTCGGCTTTCGGGATGGCTTTGCGTGCCTTGGGGCACGGGCAGAGGGCGGCGGTGGTGCAATTCATCAAGCATGATGGAGGGTATGGCGAGGTGGAGGCTTTGAGGCTCTTGCCTGGGGCAGAGGTAATTTGTTCCGGGCTGGGTTTTACTCCGCGCCATGAGGATTCTCCGCAATGGGAACGCCATGCCGATGTCGCTAGCGGTGGTTGGCGTTGTGCCTTGGAGAGGATGCGTGACGAGGCGATTCGGACACTGGTTCTCGATGAGGTGTTCTATCCGATCAAGTACGGCCACATCGCCCTTGAAGATGCGCTGGATGCCGTACGGGAGTTTCAACAGTCCGGCGGTGGTCGTGTGCTGGTGATGACGGGGCGCGGTGCTCCGGAGGAATTGGTGGCTTTGGCTGATACGGTCAGCCGGGTGGAATGCGTCAAACACGCCTTGCAATCGGGCGTGAAGGCACAGGAGAATGTGGAGTTCTGA
- a CDS encoding DNA translocase FtsK, giving the protein MALRKSQSRYDVDEPIGREVPRSHWTDRLWGCIPMACGLLLIVCLSSFRLEEISWDFLNETGIVVDLNTNVLGVFGLYLAGLLYWCFGIGTWFLAVLLEWIGFYRILRGGDRIKFMWYAGGVAVTCACIFIAVQPWAGRAWAETHAVYGPGGAWGYLLGVKCLRNLMGTGGTLALSFVVYSLAFIYAVALTPKAIWKGLAAEYVAFRKRRRSKREAAWSLAEKKKALEEEEKRERSRKKFSELKQELKEEIFSHEKKPAVIDTDAPVVPRPRKRTGDPLEILEEEVEKEMAQQQLPLTYTPKIFDSNQMVRPTATPPARPASSLFPAQGNLENYVFPPYELMKKVEIPKEQTASESQELVNTQNVIVETLKSFGLSVTPGNITKGPTITRYEVYPAPGLRVNRITNLKDDLARAVKAVFINILAPIPGKDTVGIEIANDKKVPVSLRTLLEDPGFTSSKKKIPIALGKDVYGNTVIGDLAAMPHLLVAGTTGSGKSVCINSIITSILYRFRPDELKFILVDPKVVEMEPYSRLPHLIVPVVTDPKKVVGALRWCVNEMEHRYGLFKRVHVRNFESFNSRPKDAPLPEEEEEEEPFVDELLADSIAREFESQGESPASVWEAEDDDPGSDEDEIPDRLPYIVVIIDELADLMQTAPADTEGYIGRLTQKARAAGIHLIVATQTPRSNVVTGLIKANIPSRIAFQVSSSLDSRIILDQGGAENLVGKGDLLFLPPGSAKLERAQGAFVSDEEVEAIVAHCSKQAKQQFLLDAQQTVELGGDSPEEEGGVDPADEETFEKCVEVVRAERKASTSLLQRRLRIGYSKAARMMELLEARRVIAPSDGTNRPREVLIKPHEE; this is encoded by the coding sequence ATGGCGCTTCGGAAAAGTCAAAGCCGATACGATGTTGATGAACCCATTGGGAGGGAAGTCCCCCGATCCCATTGGACCGATCGCCTGTGGGGATGTATTCCGATGGCCTGCGGTTTGTTGCTGATCGTTTGCCTATCCTCGTTTCGTCTGGAGGAAATCAGTTGGGACTTTTTGAATGAAACAGGAATTGTTGTTGACCTGAACACCAATGTATTAGGTGTTTTTGGCCTCTATCTGGCCGGATTGTTGTATTGGTGTTTTGGCATCGGAACATGGTTTTTGGCGGTATTGTTGGAATGGATTGGTTTTTATCGTATTTTACGTGGAGGTGACCGGATCAAATTCATGTGGTATGCGGGGGGTGTCGCCGTAACCTGCGCTTGCATTTTCATTGCCGTTCAGCCTTGGGCCGGAAGAGCCTGGGCGGAAACCCATGCCGTCTATGGTCCCGGTGGTGCATGGGGGTATCTTCTGGGTGTCAAATGTCTGCGGAACCTGATGGGGACCGGGGGGACTCTTGCTTTGTCCTTCGTGGTTTACAGCCTGGCTTTTATTTATGCTGTCGCTTTGACGCCCAAGGCCATATGGAAAGGTCTTGCTGCGGAATACGTTGCCTTCAGGAAACGCCGCCGCTCTAAACGCGAAGCGGCCTGGAGTCTGGCTGAGAAGAAGAAAGCTCTGGAAGAAGAGGAAAAACGCGAACGAAGTCGCAAGAAATTTTCCGAGCTCAAACAGGAATTGAAAGAAGAGATCTTTTCGCACGAAAAGAAACCTGCGGTCATTGATACGGACGCTCCCGTTGTGCCTCGTCCGCGCAAGAGAACGGGAGATCCTCTGGAAATTCTTGAGGAAGAAGTCGAGAAGGAGATGGCCCAGCAACAGCTGCCCCTGACCTATACTCCCAAGATTTTTGATTCCAACCAGATGGTAAGGCCTACGGCGACTCCACCTGCCAGACCTGCGTCTTCCTTGTTCCCCGCACAGGGGAATTTGGAGAATTATGTCTTTCCTCCTTATGAATTGATGAAGAAGGTGGAGATCCCGAAGGAACAAACAGCCTCGGAAAGTCAGGAACTCGTCAATACCCAGAACGTTATTGTCGAAACGCTCAAATCTTTCGGGCTCTCCGTGACGCCGGGCAACATCACCAAGGGGCCGACGATTACCCGTTACGAGGTCTATCCGGCTCCCGGTCTGCGTGTGAACAGGATTACCAACCTGAAGGACGACCTTGCCCGCGCCGTTAAGGCCGTTTTCATCAATATCCTGGCTCCTATTCCCGGCAAGGACACTGTCGGTATCGAAATCGCCAATGACAAGAAAGTGCCCGTTTCGCTCCGTACTCTGCTGGAAGATCCGGGCTTTACTTCATCCAAGAAAAAAATTCCCATCGCGTTGGGAAAAGACGTCTACGGTAATACCGTCATTGGAGATCTGGCCGCCATGCCCCACTTGCTGGTGGCCGGGACGACCGGTTCGGGTAAATCCGTCTGCATCAACAGCATCATTACCTCCATCCTCTACCGTTTCCGCCCCGACGAACTCAAGTTTATTCTCGTGGACCCGAAAGTCGTGGAAATGGAACCCTATTCCCGCCTGCCTCACCTGATCGTTCCCGTTGTGACGGATCCCAAAAAGGTTGTTGGCGCCCTCCGCTGGTGTGTCAATGAAATGGAGCATCGATATGGCCTTTTCAAACGCGTCCATGTCCGTAACTTCGAATCCTTTAACAGTCGGCCCAAAGATGCCCCCTTGCCGGAAGAAGAAGAGGAGGAAGAACCGTTTGTCGATGAACTCCTGGCCGATTCTATTGCTCGTGAGTTTGAATCCCAGGGCGAATCTCCTGCTTCTGTGTGGGAAGCCGAAGATGATGACCCCGGATCCGATGAAGACGAAATCCCCGATCGTCTTCCATATATCGTCGTGATTATCGACGAGTTGGCCGACTTGATGCAGACCGCGCCCGCCGATACGGAAGGCTACATCGGCCGCCTGACTCAGAAAGCAAGAGCCGCCGGCATCCACTTGATCGTCGCGACACAGACTCCGCGTTCCAATGTCGTGACCGGCCTGATCAAGGCCAACATTCCGAGCCGTATCGCTTTTCAGGTATCCAGCTCTCTCGATAGTCGCATTATCCTCGATCAGGGCGGTGCGGAAAATCTCGTCGGCAAGGGAGATTTGCTTTTCCTTCCTCCCGGTTCCGCCAAGTTGGAACGCGCCCAGGGTGCTTTCGTTTCCGATGAGGAAGTTGAAGCCATCGTGGCGCACTGCAGCAAGCAGGCCAAACAACAGTTCCTGCTTGATGCCCAGCAAACCGTCGAACTTGGTGGCGATTCGCCTGAAGAAGAAGGCGGGGTCGATCCCGCCGATGAAGAAACCTTCGAAAAATGCGTTGAAGTCGTCCGAGCCGAACGCAAGGCCAGCACCTCGCTTCTGCAGCGCCGTCTTCGCATAGGTTACAGCAAGGCTGCCCGGATGATGGAACTCCTTGAAGCCCGCCGCGTCATCGCTCCCTCCGATGGAACCAATCGTCCCCGCGAGGTTCTGATTAAGCCGCACGAAGAATAA
- a CDS encoding tetratricopeptide repeat protein has protein sequence MKKNPQNVDDLFAAEGVRPVAEIEVGPAKHEQFLDKNYKKITLIVLAAGLVFGGLIVYNGISEDREHSAGAALVASFDKEGQLDLAKLQAIPANYSGTAASVTAGYLEAIALWNQGKDKEGCARMEEFIKNAPSAEFSNQALAVLGCQYMRMGQTEDAIRQFETVIDSQEGIYTPLAYLCLGDMARAKGDFKTAQQYYDNIAQRFPDGAFGTNEFGVSSREDLLDITAPEKVAPPVSPAPAPAGEKDASVPPVSAGSELSGETK, from the coding sequence ATGAAGAAAAATCCTCAGAACGTCGATGATCTGTTCGCCGCGGAAGGCGTCCGCCCCGTGGCCGAAATTGAAGTTGGTCCCGCCAAGCACGAGCAGTTCCTTGATAAAAATTATAAAAAAATTACCTTGATTGTCCTGGCTGCCGGACTTGTTTTTGGCGGACTGATTGTCTACAACGGCATTTCCGAAGATCGGGAACATAGTGCAGGCGCTGCGCTTGTGGCTTCCTTCGACAAGGAGGGGCAGTTGGATCTTGCCAAGCTGCAGGCTATTCCTGCCAATTATTCCGGTACGGCTGCATCTGTAACAGCCGGTTATCTGGAAGCTATCGCCTTATGGAACCAAGGCAAGGATAAGGAAGGATGTGCCCGTATGGAAGAATTCATCAAGAACGCTCCTTCTGCCGAGTTTTCCAACCAGGCTTTGGCCGTTCTTGGATGCCAGTACATGAGGATGGGACAAACGGAGGATGCCATTCGCCAGTTCGAAACTGTCATTGATTCACAGGAAGGGATTTATACCCCTCTGGCTTATCTCTGCCTGGGCGATATGGCGCGTGCCAAGGGCGATTTCAAAACTGCACAGCAGTATTATGATAACATTGCCCAGAGATTTCCGGACGGTGCGTTTGGCACGAATGAATTCGGTGTTTCTTCCCGCGAAGATCTTTTGGATATTACGGCTCCTGAAAAAGTGGCTCCTCCGGTTTCTCCTGCTCCCGCACCTGCTGGAGAAAAAGATGCTTCTGTTCCCCCGGTTTCGGCGGGATCGGAGCTTTCCGGGGAGACCAAGTAG
- the metF gene encoding methylenetetrahydrofolate reductase [NAD(P)H] — MHLLDLISLSGPTFSFEFFPPKNEEAAKQLYRTIKELEEYKPTFVSVTYGAGGSTRELTRDVVMRIQEQSMLPTVPHLTCVGHSRDEIISILSRYARAGVSAVLALRGDPPRGETRYDRSSDAFQHASELVSFIREYNESGMHPDKRGFAVGVAGFPEGHPEMPNRLLEMDFLKAKIDAGADYICTQLFFDNHAFFDYRERCALAGIKVPIIAGIMPITSLSGMKRMAELSGGTCFPARLLKALNRAGGDPDAIREVGIQYASSQCAELLDNGVDGIHFYTLNQSGATRRIYRNLGLKDSRQLQKEGGSA, encoded by the coding sequence GTGCATCTGCTAGACCTGATCTCCCTGTCGGGGCCGACCTTTTCTTTTGAGTTTTTTCCTCCCAAAAACGAAGAGGCGGCCAAACAACTTTATCGGACTATTAAAGAGCTTGAGGAATACAAGCCAACTTTTGTCAGTGTTACCTACGGTGCCGGCGGTTCCACTCGTGAACTGACTCGTGACGTTGTCATGAGAATCCAGGAGCAGTCCATGCTGCCTACTGTACCTCATTTGACCTGCGTCGGTCATTCCCGGGATGAAATCATCTCTATCCTGAGTCGCTATGCCCGGGCGGGCGTCAGTGCCGTACTGGCTTTGCGCGGAGATCCACCTCGTGGAGAAACCCGGTATGACCGTTCTTCGGATGCGTTCCAACATGCTTCGGAGCTTGTCTCGTTCATCCGCGAGTATAACGAGTCCGGAATGCATCCGGACAAACGCGGTTTTGCCGTCGGCGTAGCTGGTTTCCCGGAAGGCCATCCGGAGATGCCCAACCGCCTGCTGGAGATGGATTTTCTGAAAGCGAAAATCGATGCCGGAGCCGATTATATTTGTACGCAACTGTTTTTTGACAACCATGCCTTTTTTGATTACCGCGAGCGTTGCGCCTTGGCAGGGATCAAGGTTCCCATCATTGCGGGCATCATGCCCATTACCAGTCTTTCCGGGATGAAAAGGATGGCGGAGCTTTCGGGCGGTACCTGTTTTCCGGCCCGCTTGCTCAAGGCGCTCAACCGTGCCGGAGGAGATCCCGACGCTATCCGCGAGGTCGGCATTCAGTACGCTTCGTCTCAGTGTGCCGAATTATTGGACAACGGGGTGGACGGCATTCATTTCTACACCCTGAATCAATCCGGGGCGACGCGGCGTATTTATCGTAACCTCGGACTCAAAGATTCCAGGCAATTGCAGAAAGAAGGTGGCAGTGCATGA
- the bamA gene encoding outer membrane protein assembly factor BamA: MSLNNYYKKACTVLATAPIFAGGATAQDALPPQNSPFTGEIMTAEQVMKELGPGTGLFAGDQAYDGFTVSNVGIRYKGAGEMVDKARLLDRISTKKGGKYSSEVVNHDLERLVNDGLVTGDTTIAVEPTGPNSVQIVFEVSSQKLLGGVGFTGNAEFDNQELAEETKLVGGQVLSDRAISDALTKLRSYYQDSRYPDVSIHYRFVPTERPGFVDLIFDIQEGKHINVIDIDFVGNQHFDSRQLREVLKTKERGWLTWITKSGRLDREIWEDDLAALITFYRNHGYLRARLAKVEQFVRGSGNKQLVTFKITIDEGKRYKVNRVAFGPTKVFTAEELVPGLSMYNGDAYSGQKVADDVTMIRRYYGSRGYADAQVAPDIQEVGTDANGYGLIDIVYRVKEGDPYRVGNISITGNSKSKDYVIRRELPLQSNDPLNSVDLETAQKRLMNLGYYDMVDISQLASSRPGYRDVNIEVMERRTGMLNIGVAFSSIESVYLFAGVTQSNFDLYDWRSFVGGGQRFAINGKLGTETQDASISWVDPWFMDRKLSLGTEIFYSNSTYFSDFYDQQNYGVSVFLRKPLGDLESVKLEYRVENFDIDAKGGAPAYFRSQDGSYLRSHIELSYLYDSRDAQIFPRKGGKFEAIGGYSGLGGDVKTYNFGINAAYYWNLKWDTIFSINGGLATVEGTDNNKNVPIFEREYLGGPYNMRGFRFRDVGIHSEELTGDETMGGKTSAFCQFELSVPVIEEVRVAFFYDIGFVHEDAFDFKGKNVVSDYGIGLRLNLPIGPLAVDYAIPIQTGNAIDRGGQFQFYLNYSY; this comes from the coding sequence ATGTCCCTGAACAACTACTACAAAAAGGCATGTACGGTTCTGGCAACTGCTCCCATTTTTGCCGGCGGCGCAACAGCACAGGATGCTCTCCCTCCCCAGAATTCTCCATTTACAGGGGAAATTATGACAGCGGAACAGGTGATGAAGGAACTGGGGCCGGGAACGGGTCTTTTTGCCGGTGACCAGGCCTATGACGGGTTTACGGTATCCAATGTAGGTATTCGCTATAAAGGGGCCGGTGAAATGGTGGACAAAGCCCGCTTGTTGGACCGTATTTCCACGAAGAAAGGGGGCAAGTATTCTTCCGAAGTGGTGAATCATGATTTGGAGCGCCTCGTCAATGACGGACTTGTAACGGGCGATACAACGATTGCCGTGGAACCTACGGGCCCCAATTCCGTCCAGATTGTTTTCGAAGTGTCTTCCCAGAAGCTTTTGGGGGGGGTCGGGTTTACCGGCAATGCCGAGTTCGACAATCAGGAGCTGGCGGAAGAAACGAAGCTCGTCGGCGGCCAGGTGTTGAGTGATCGTGCCATCAGCGACGCGTTGACTAAGCTGCGTTCCTATTATCAGGATTCCCGTTATCCCGATGTGTCAATACACTACCGTTTTGTACCGACGGAACGTCCGGGCTTCGTCGACTTGATCTTTGACATTCAGGAAGGGAAGCATATTAATGTAATTGACATCGATTTCGTCGGCAATCAACATTTTGATTCCCGCCAGCTTCGCGAAGTTCTTAAGACGAAAGAACGCGGCTGGTTGACATGGATCACCAAATCGGGCCGTCTTGATCGCGAAATTTGGGAGGACGACCTGGCTGCCTTAATTACTTTCTACCGTAACCACGGTTACCTTCGCGCCCGTCTTGCCAAGGTGGAACAATTTGTCCGGGGTTCCGGCAACAAACAGCTTGTTACATTCAAAATTACAATTGACGAAGGAAAACGCTATAAAGTTAATCGTGTAGCCTTCGGGCCGACGAAGGTATTCACAGCGGAAGAGCTCGTCCCCGGGTTGAGCATGTACAACGGCGATGCCTACTCCGGTCAGAAGGTGGCTGACGACGTGACGATGATTCGCCGTTATTACGGTTCCCGCGGATACGCCGATGCCCAGGTCGCCCCAGACATTCAGGAAGTGGGAACGGATGCCAACGGCTACGGTTTGATCGACATCGTCTACCGCGTCAAGGAAGGGGATCCCTACCGCGTCGGCAATATCAGCATCACGGGCAACAGCAAGTCCAAAGACTATGTGATTCGCCGGGAACTTCCCCTCCAGTCGAACGATCCTCTTAATTCCGTCGATTTGGAAACCGCTCAGAAGCGTTTGATGAACCTGGGCTACTACGACATGGTGGACATCAGCCAGCTGGCTTCGTCCCGTCCCGGCTACCGCGACGTGAATATCGAAGTGATGGAACGGCGCACGGGAATGCTGAACATCGGTGTGGCGTTCTCGTCGATTGAAAGCGTTTATCTGTTTGCAGGTGTGACGCAGTCCAACTTTGACCTTTACGACTGGCGTTCCTTTGTCGGTGGCGGCCAGCGGTTTGCTATTAACGGAAAACTGGGTACGGAAACACAGGATGCTTCCATTTCCTGGGTTGACCCCTGGTTCATGGATCGCAAATTGTCTCTGGGTACGGAAATCTTCTATAGCAATTCGACGTATTTCTCCGATTTCTACGACCAGCAGAACTACGGTGTTTCCGTTTTCCTTCGTAAACCGTTGGGTGACCTTGAATCCGTCAAACTGGAATATAGAGTCGAAAACTTCGATATTGATGCCAAAGGTGGTGCGCCTGCTTATTTCCGTTCCCAGGACGGCAGCTATCTTCGCAGTCATATTGAGCTGTCTTACCTTTATGACAGCCGGGATGCCCAGATATTCCCTCGCAAGGGCGGCAAGTTTGAAGCCATTGGCGGTTATTCCGGTTTGGGAGGTGATGTCAAGACGTACAATTTCGGCATTAATGCCGCCTATTATTGGAATCTCAAATGGGATACCATTTTCAGCATTAACGGCGGCCTTGCAACTGTCGAAGGAACGGACAATAACAAAAATGTTCCTATCTTCGAACGTGAATACCTTGGCGGTCCTTACAATATGCGCGGTTTCCGTTTCCGCGATGTCGGTATTCATTCCGAAGAACTTACGGGAGATGAAACGATGGGCGGAAAGACGTCTGCCTTTTGTCAGTTTGAATTGTCCGTTCCGGTCATTGAGGAAGTCCGCGTGGCCTTCTTCTACGACATCGGTTTCGTTCATGAAGACGCTTTTGACTTCAAGGGCAAGAATGTAGTGTCCGATTACGGTATCGGTCTTCGTCTGAATTTGCCGATCGGCCCGCTTGCCGTGGACTATGCCATTCCGATTCAGACGGGGAATGCAATTGACAGAGGTGGTCAGTTCCAGTTCTATTTGAACTATTCCTATTAA
- the tig gene encoding trigger factor, with protein MDITVETQPDCTATLKATVSAADTASRRKAIVATYASRVKLPGFRPGKAPASTVEKRFNKEITAELSDSLFQDICSEALEKNPKLKVLDFGKPVESYEQDGAFTVTSSLTIVPDFTLPEYKGIEVTVPSEEVTEDDIEKALSDLANRLAEYNTVEKTAAEGDVTIIDFTTTLDGKPVAEALGKPAGFLEGREGQWMKVEEDGFIPGFSKGLEGTKAGDTKDIPVTLSDSFPFTELRNKEVVFHVTIKEVKEQVVPAIDEAFAERLMPGKSLEEVKVMLKEDLIKRKKNEIDNIKADQITEKLADALDFELPAALIERESYGITQQKMQELMYSGQVTTPEDMESRMESVREEATKDAKRNLKVYFMLQEIAREEKIDVTDQELTAEIFQQAQRSKQNPKTYIRQLRREGRIHGIRMSLLTAKVLDSLVKNATVKVSEDK; from the coding sequence ATGGACATCACTGTCGAGACACAGCCCGATTGCACAGCAACGCTGAAAGCAACCGTATCCGCCGCCGATACCGCCTCACGCCGCAAGGCCATCGTCGCCACCTACGCCAGCCGCGTGAAGCTCCCGGGTTTCCGCCCCGGCAAAGCCCCCGCTTCCACCGTTGAAAAACGCTTCAACAAGGAAATCACCGCTGAACTCTCCGATTCCCTTTTTCAAGACATCTGCTCCGAAGCCCTCGAAAAGAATCCCAAACTCAAAGTGCTCGACTTTGGCAAACCCGTAGAATCCTACGAACAGGATGGCGCTTTCACCGTAACGTCCAGCCTTACCATCGTCCCCGACTTCACCTTGCCCGAATACAAGGGTATCGAAGTTACAGTCCCTTCGGAAGAAGTAACGGAAGACGACATTGAGAAAGCCCTCTCCGACTTGGCCAACCGCCTTGCCGAATACAACACCGTCGAAAAAACTGCCGCCGAAGGCGACGTCACCATTATCGACTTCACAACCACGCTCGACGGCAAGCCCGTCGCCGAAGCACTCGGCAAACCCGCCGGCTTCCTGGAAGGTCGTGAAGGCCAGTGGATGAAGGTAGAAGAAGACGGTTTCATCCCCGGTTTCTCCAAGGGGCTTGAAGGCACTAAAGCCGGAGATACCAAGGATATCCCCGTTACCTTGTCCGATTCCTTCCCCTTCACCGAATTGCGTAACAAGGAAGTCGTCTTCCACGTTACCATCAAGGAAGTCAAGGAACAGGTCGTCCCCGCTATCGACGAAGCCTTCGCGGAACGTCTGATGCCCGGCAAGAGCCTGGAAGAAGTCAAAGTCATGCTCAAGGAAGACCTCATCAAGCGCAAGAAGAACGAGATCGACAACATCAAGGCCGACCAGATTACGGAAAAACTCGCCGATGCTCTCGACTTCGAACTGCCGGCAGCCTTGATTGAGCGCGAATCCTACGGCATCACCCAGCAAAAAATGCAGGAACTCATGTACTCCGGTCAGGTTACCACCCCCGAAGATATGGAAAGCCGCATGGAATCTGTCCGTGAAGAAGCCACCAAAGATGCTAAACGCAATCTGAAAGTCTACTTCATGCTTCAGGAAATTGCCCGAGAAGAAAAAATTGACGTCACTGACCAGGAGTTGACTGCCGAAATCTTCCAGCAAGCCCAGCGTTCCAAGCAAAATCCAAAAACATATATTCGCCAGCTTCGGCGCGAAGGCCGCATCCACGGCATCCGTATGAGCCTGCTGACGGCAAAGGTTCTCGACTCTCTCGTCAAGAATGCTACCGTCAAGGTGAGCGAAGACAAGTAA